One Parashewanella spongiae genomic window, GCACTCGGTAAAGATGACAGCAGCCGTCGTAAAAATCTCGCTGCATTAATGGATGGCTATTTCTCTCATAACAATATGCGCGAAGGTGGGCAACACCTAAATGTAAATGTAATGAATAGAGAAATGCTCGAAGATGCTGTTGCTCATCCAGATAAATACCCACAACTGACTATTCGAGTATCGGGATATGCGGTAAGGTTCAACGCACTTACCACAGAACAGCAACAAGACGTTATTGCTCGTACTTTCACTAAAGGTATGTAATGTAATTGTAGCCGACTGGTCTTTACTGGTCGGCCTAAATATTTTTACCATCGATTTCAAGGTTATTTAATGACAACAACTGGTCGTATACATTCTGTAGAGTCATTTGGCACGGTCGATGGTCCCGGCATCCGTTTTATCACTTTTATGCAAGGGTGTTTAATGCGATGTCAGTATTGCCATAATCGTGATACATGGGATTTGGACGGCGGGAAAGAAGTCACTGTTGACGCCCTTATGGAGCAAGTCATTGCTTATCGCCCTTTCCTTGAAGCCAGTAATGGCGGTGTCACAGCCAGTGGCGGTGAAGCAATCCTACAAGCTGAGTTTATTGCTGATTTTTTTGAAGCGTGTAAAAAAGAAAAACTCCATACATGCTTGGATACCAATGGTTTTGTGCGCAAGTACACATCTTCAATAGATAAACTATTAGATAATACCGACTTAGTATTGCTCGACATTAAGCAAATGGACGATGACAAACATATTTTGCTTACCAAAGTCAGTAATCATCGCACTTTACAATTTGCAGAATATTTAGCAAAACGCAACCAACCAACTTGGATCCGGTATGTTGTTGTTGGTGGCTACACTGATGACATTGATTCAGCTATAAAACTCGCTGAATTTGTAAAGCCAATGAAAAATGTTGAAAAAATTGAATTACTCCCTTATCACGAATTAGGTAAGCACAAATGGGAAGCAATGGGAGAAGACTACCAGTTGAATGCAATATCTCCTCCAACACAAAATGAAATGGAAAAAATAAAAAAAGTATTCATCGATATGGAAATAAATGCCGTGTACTAAGCGAAAATTAAAGGTTTTCCCAATATTCGGCATCCAAGCGTTCAAATGCTAATTTTAAAAGAATGGCTATATCAAAATAGCATGCGGTGCCATTTAAAGGTTTACACGAAATACCCATTGATAACATTTTATTGCTAAGTTGTTGTCCCCAGTCAAGCATAGTTAAAGGTAATGGATGCCTAGCACGCCAACCTAACCAAATTAAGCCTTGCATAGGTAAGCTTATAAAAAACAAAGCGTAGATAATAGCTTGAGGCAAAGCACTCAAGCCCGAAAAATATAATTGGCTCGCTACTGTAACCGCAGCAAGCAATGGCATTGAAAAAATGGCCAACTGAGTCGCCTTAACCACTCGATACTCAGGAAAGAAATAACTTAATTGCTTAACCATTGGCCATGTTTTCATATAACGATGACCATCACGTAATTTTTTAATAATACTCATAGTTAATGTTTGTTCTCCGAGTAAAGTGCATCTTAACTGAGAATAGCATAACAAAAGTTTTCGCTAAACAGAGCCTCACTAATGCTGATATTTGGTGCATGTGAGGCAAGTTTGATTTTTTATACAATTGCATAAGGTTTTACCATGTCCAATCAACTCGTTTTAGTTCTTAATTGTGGCAGCTCATCATTAAAGTTTGCAGTCATGGACGCACAAACAGGTGAGGATAAAATTTCAGGCTTAGCTGAATGCTTTGGCCTTGAAGATTCACGTATAAAATGGAAAATCCAAGGCGAAAAACACCAACAAAACTTAGGTGCATTTACCGCCCACCGTGAAGCTGTTGAATACATTGTAAACGCTATTCTTGCCGCGCAACCAGAGCTTGCTGAACAAATTCAAGCCATTGGTCATCGTATTGTTCACGGTGGTGAAAAATTTACTCACTCAGTTATTATCGATGAATCGGTGATAAAAGGTATTGAAGACTGCGTATCACTGGCACCACTTCATAATCCAGCTCACTTGATTGGTATACGCGCTGCAATGGCATCTTTCCCAAAACTTCCACAAGTTGCCGTATTTGACACAGCATTCCATCAAACCATGCCTGAAAAAGCCTTCGTATATGCCCTGCCTTATAAGCTTTACCGTGAGCATAGTGTTCGTAGATACGGTATGCATGGCACCAGTCATTTATTTGTAAGCCGTGAAGCAGCAAAAATGCTCAATAAAAACATTGCCGAAACTAATATCATTTGTGCCCATTTAGGCAACGGTGCATCAGTCACTGCAATTAAAGGTGGTAAAAGCGTTGATACTTCTATGGGGCTAACCCCACTTGAAGGTTTAGTCATGGGTACACGATGCGGCGATCTTGATCCTTCAATTATTTTTCATTTAGTAAACCAATTAGGCTATACCCTTGATGAAGTAAATACTTTATTAAATAAGCAAAGTGGATTAATGGGGATTTCTGAACTCACTAACGATTGCCGAGGCATTGAAGAAGCTGTCGCCGAAGGTCACAAAGGTGCAACCCTAGCCCTAGACATCTTTTGTTACCGCCTAGCAAAATACATTGCATCTTACACTGTGCCGCTAGGACGATTAGATGGAATTATTTTTACTGGTGGTATTGGGGAGAACTCTGATCTAATTCGTGAGAAAGTTCTTACCTTACTAAGTATTTTCAATATAACTGTTGATGCTGAACGCAATAAAGCAGCCCGTTTTGGTAAACAAGGCATCATTACTGCTGATGGAAGTACAGCCGCGATGGTAATACCTACGAATGAAGAATGGGTAATTGCACAAGACTCTATTAAGCTAATTAATAACTAAATTTTTCTGACTTATTGCCACACTATAGAGTGTGGCTATTCTTTAGAGGTATATATGCCCCGTAAAATTATGCTTGTCCCGATGGGAACCAGCGTTGGCTTAACGTCAATCAGTCTTGGAATGGTTCGTGCTTTAGAGCAACATGGTGTTAAGGTTCAGTTTTTTAAGCCTATCTCGCAGCAAAGGCCTGAAGACAATGGTCCAGAGCGGTCGACTACGATCCTGAGTAACTCTCCAACGGTTAATCCTCTTGAGCCATTAAGCATGGAACATGCTGAAGAGTTAATAAGAACCGAACAAACAGATTCGTTGATGGAGCAGATCATTGCACGATCAGCAACCTGCACCCACAACACAGAACTTCTTGTCATTGAAGGTTTAGTTGCTACTCGCCAACACTCTTTTGCTGATGAAATCAATTCAAAAATTGCCAAAGCACTTGATGCTGATGTCATTTTTGTTGGAACACCAGGTAACGATACTCCACGGGTGTTTATAAACCGCTTAGATATTGCCCATAAATCATGGGGTGGAAAAAAGAACAAGCGTCTTGTAGGTGCCATCATCAACAAAGTAAACGCGCCTGTAGATGAAGAAGGCCGCACTCGCCCCGATTTATCAGAAGTTTTTGACACTGACAATGAAAGCAATACTGGTCAAAACTTTATTTTGCCAAAACGCACACCAGTTAAAATTCTTGGTCAAGTTCCATATAACGTTGACCTTGTTGCGCCCAGAGCATCGGATCTTGCCAAACATTTACAGGCAATGATTTTAAATGCCGGAGAAATGAATGTTCGTCGTTTAAGAAAGGTAACTTTTTGTGCGCGTAGTTTGCCGAATATGGTCACTCACTTAAAAGCTGGCTCCTTACTGGTCACTTCAGGTGATCGCTCTGATGTTATTGTGTCTGCTTGTCTTGCCGCGATGAATGGGGTCAAAATTGGTGCGCTTTTACTTACAGGCAGTTATGAGCCAGAACCTGAAATTCAAAAATTGTGTCAGCAAGCTTTTGAAACTGGTATGCCTATATTTATGACGGACACTAACACTTGGCAGACATCTTTGAATATTCAGCGTTTTGATCACGAAGTGCCTGTCGATGATTCTGTACGTATCGAATCTGTTCAGCAGTTCGTAGCCAGCAATATTGATGAAGATTGGATAAACAGCATTACTAAACACGCACAACGTGAGCATCGATTATCACCACCAGCGTTCCGTTATAAGTTAACCGAACTCGCTAGAGCAGCCGCCAAGACAGTTGTATTACCTGAAGGTGAAGAACCACGTACAATCAAGGCGGCCGCAGTTTGCGCTGAGCGCGGTATTGCTCGATGTGTGTTATTAGGTAATAAAGAAGAGATTGAGCGAATTGCTGAACAGCAGCAAGTTGTATTAGGGGAAAACATTAGCATTATCGAGCCTGAATTTGCTCGTGAAGGCTATGTTGAGCCTATGCTCAAACTACGAAGCCATAAAGGGTTAACCGAAGTAGTGGCGAGAGAACAGCTTAAAGACAATATGGTCTTAGGTACTATGATGTTGGCCCAAGACGAAGTCGATGGCATAGTTTCAGGAGCCGTAAATACTACCGCCAATACCATACGCCCTCCTCTTCAGCTGATTAAAACAGCACCGGGCTCAAGCCTTGTATCGTCTATCTTCTTTATGCTTATGCCGGACCAAGTATTCGTATATGGGGATTGCGCGATTAACCCTGCCCCTAATGCGGAGCAACTCGCAGATATTGCTATTCAATCTGCTGATTCAGCTAAAGCGTTTGGTATTGACCCTAAAGTAGCTATGATCAGTTACTCTACAGGCACTTCAGGCACAGGTAGCGATGTCGAAAAAGTCCGTGAAGCAACAGAAATTGCTAAGACTAAACGGCCAGATCTAATGATAGATGGCCCATTACAATATGATGCTGCGGTAATGGAAAATGTAGCGCAATCTAAAGCACCGAACAGCCCTGTTGCGGGTCAAGCGACTGTCTTTGTATTCCCAGACTTGAATACAGGCAATACTACTTACAAAGCTGTTCAAAGAAGTGCTGACTTAATCAGTATCGGCCCTATGCTGCAAGGTATGCGTAAGCCTGTTAATGATTTATCTCGCGGCGCTTTAGTAGACGATATTGTTTATACAATTGCTTTAACAGCAATTCAAGCGAGTCAATAACTTTTAGTTAACCCTGTATTTAAATGGGTAAAGCGATGAAACTATAAATTGCTTTACTCATTTAATTGCTTTACTCATTTTCACTAAACAGATATTAATAATAGAAACTAACAAGACTTAAATTAACTAACAAATAAAAATTCAAACCAATCAATTAAACCACAAAAGTAATATCACACGCAAAAGTCAACATACAAAACTATCAAACTAGAGCACAAAACACCTAAACAAACAAAAAACTTCAAACCACTCAAACTTAATATATTCCAGCAACAAATAAATCATCACAACAAAACGCAATCAATAAAAATGAATATTTTAAAGTTCAAAAAAACACTCCTTCATTAAAACAAAGGAGTGCTTACATCACTAACCTTATATTAATTACATACGTTATCACTCAACTTATATATCGAACTTCATGATAAGTGTAAAAAAATATAAAATATTAAGTAATATTAAGTAATATTAGTTACCGAAACGAACGTTAACTACAAAACCATTACCAAATTGATAAGGTAACATAGCGCAAGTCGCTTCTTCATCGCCTGAAGTCACAGCAGAAGAAGTGAATGTTTGAGTATCAGGAGAAAACTCGATTTTATAATCACATTTCTTACCTGTACCAGCTTCAGAAACTGTAAATCCAACACCATAATTACTTGCACCTTCTAAGCGCATGCCTGATCCTGAATACCCTACTGAAACATCAGCGCCCTGAAGAGCTCTATCGAAGAAAGCATCTGACTCCTCGATAAACTGTAAGTTAACTGGTGATACGTTACTTGCAGTTACTGTTGTTTGGACGTCACCACCCATTTCAATATTAATCTTGATTGCTGACTCTCCAGGATAGAAGAATTCATTTGTATCAGCAGCAAATGCTGAGCTCGAAAGGATAACCATTAGGCTGCTTAAAATAACTGATTTTTTGAACATACAACAAACCCCTTATTATGAGTTAATGACACTTTCTTTAATCATCAATAATTATTAAATCACCTATATTAAAAATTAATAAAGGTATTTCCGAAACCAAAGAATTAAAACAATTGTTAACGTGTTTTACCCCCTCATTTCAGTGGGGGTAGTAAAATATATTTTTTTTACAATGTCTATACTCAGAATATTAAGAACTTATCAAATTAATCTTATGCCATTCTAATAAACCTTTAATCCACAAGAAAAAAATTCCAACACAAACATAAAAACCACCAAAAACAACAACTTAAAACAAAACGGATGACTAATTAATTCTAAATTATGAAAAAAACAATTCCTGAATAATTGCTGAAAATATATCAATAACCAGATTTATATAAGATTAACCAATATAAAGCAGAAAAAATTAATTAGAAAATCGCACATTGAAAAACCATGGAATATGCACAATCGCACTCAACAAAACATAACAACGATAAGCAACAGCTGTAAAACCAAAACAATACTTTCTATTTTTTATCAAATCAGTATTTGCCATCTTTGCCTTTCCGCTATCAAGAGAACACTTAAATTACCGCTTTATAAGCGAACATAAAAATAAACCAAACTTATTTTAATATGTATCCATAAAAAGCTCGATAGTAATATACATCCTTGAATAGCTATTAACTCTCTAATTAAACCCTACTCATCTCAGCACCATCAATTATCAGTCCTCAAAATTAAATGTGCGACAATCTCTATATTCTAACTGGAATGATATACAAGAATGATGTGTTGAATAGTTTAAGCAATATCTTTTTCTGAATGCCAGATCAATATATACCAACTTATCTTTAAATATTTACTTCTACGCTTATGCTTCAAATAAATATCTTCAGCAAAGTCAGATTATAGTATTTTAAATGGTTTAATATATTAATTGTCAATTTTGACTTAAAGTTAATTTATTCTTGTTCAAGTTGAATATTCAGTTCTTGTTTGGACGAAAAAGAGCGCCCTGTAGGTTGTGCTCCATATGCTACTGACCAATGTGCGTGTCTTATTCTCCATGAGCCACTAGTAACATCTGCATAAATTGTTGTGCGCAAAGCAAGTATCTCAGTTTCATGGCTACCATTTAATTGATAGCAAATATTCCAATTACCTATTACCACACCAGATTTTTCTGTAGCAAACACTTTTGTGTCAGTCGGTGATATTTCAACTTTGCTTACTTCATTAAAGTCTCTTTCAAATTGAGAGCGTAAATCGTTTATATCACTGCCCTCTTCATCAATACCTGTTCCCCAAAAATGAATTTCTCCATCTCTGGCAAATAAGGCAAGCATATTCTCTGTCTTTTTTTGAGCGTGATGAACAATAAAATCATTTGCAAGTGATAATAATTTTTTTTCAGCATCGCTAGCGTTAGACATAATACACTTCTCTTTAAATTATTTCGGACTAAAGTTATACCTGAAAAGCTACTTAAACAATAATAGTTTACTGTAAATTATGTTTAATGGACTTTACGAACATAAACTTCAAATCGATGAGCGACTGAGTTTGGTGCGACCGATTCAATCTGTTTACTTTGTTTACCGTGAATGATAATTGGAGTCCAAGGTATACTATCACCATCAACCACAAACCCTTGAAGATCATACCAAGTGAATCGATATTGAAGTGATTGATCTTTTGATGAATCACTAATTAGCGTCGCAGAGCCTTGAAGTAAATCTCCAACTTGTCGCATTTGATTGTTTACAACACTTATAGAGCGAGCAACTCGAGTATTATCGACTTGACGGCTCCCATCAGATGAGAGTTTTACTCCAGCAGTATTTGGAGCACATGCAGATAAACATAACATAGATATAAATGCGCTCAGAATTGCTAACCTTTTTATCATTACAAGCTCCTTAATAACGTTTGTAAGCATATAAAAAATCTAATTTTACTTAGGGTCTGTTGATCTTTCGTGATTGTTTTTGCAGCGAAAAATTGGTTATTTTATGCAAGGTAGAGTTTGTGAGGTTTGGTTATTATCGACATACAAAACTGTCGTTACTTCGTTTCCAAATAAGAAAACGATAACGCAGCACCTTTTATTTAGAAAGAGCGACCAATTTACCCTCTCTCTTTTTTCGATGCTTTTGAGCATTCACTGTTCTGTGTTGTGACCAGCTCACTTAGATGGCTAAGCATCACTGCTTACGCCTTGAAAAGATAAATGCTCAAATAGCACAAAATTTAATCCTGAAAGATCAACAGACCCTAGTAAATACCAATGATAAAATTATTATAAAGTATAAATCGCCAATGAGCGCTGATATTTATTCAATCAAAAAATGGGCTCTAGCTGTAGCAATTAATTGTTTTCGATTGCTCTGCCAGCAATTTATATTTACATTAGCAACTCGTCGACCTTGACGTGTTATATGGCACTCCACAAATGTATCTTTGTGATACCCTGCCCGTAAATAATCTATCGAAAAATCTACAATTTTAGGAACTTTTTCTGTGTGCATAAATACCATAAGCTGGACAATGGCAGACATTTCCATAAATCCAGCTATAACGCCGCCGTGGATAGCTGGTAGAACAGGATTACCTATGTTGTGATCATTAGCAGGAAGACGAAAAACCAATTCATATCCAAAACGCTCAACAGACATCCCAATGAATTTTGCATATGGGACATGCATTAAAAGATAACTAAAATCGTTAAGCTCCGATGCTTTTTTAACAATTCCTTTCACATCCAGTGGTTCTTTAGTTTTAAGTGTTGTTGATGTCTGAGTAGAAAGTGCTAACTCTTCTTGTGAGTTCAATTTTTTAAATTGAGGACCATCCCCCTCGCCCATTAAAGCATCTCGAAATTCATCACCAATCATTTCCGAGCTTATTCTCATAAACGCACCCACGGCATGGGCTATAGGATCATCGATACTATCTTGGTAAGCAATCGCACGAGTAAAAGCGATACTTGAAGTGAGGCGATAACACTCAGCTAATACAAAAACAGATTGATTTGGCTTAGCCGATTTCATGTAATCAACACGTAGATCAAGTGTCGGAGATATTTCTAATGAGTCAAACTGCTTTTTTATCGCACAAATTGTTGCACACCCACAAGCTGTATCCATCAATGTCGTTATCACACCACCATGGATCACACCTGTATCTGGATAACCAATATGTTGTTCGCTATAAGGTAATTCCATTAACACATGATGCTCACTCGCCTCATGCACTTCAATTTCTAATCGGCGACATTGTGTCAACTGGTTCACAAAGCGCTTTGCTAACTCTGTGAGGGGGAAAAAATCTGGATCCGTCGGAGGCGTTATATTAGTCATTTCTACCAATTACTTCCTAGCTAACATTGGGCCAAGTGGTTTACCACCTACAAGGTGCATATGAATATGGAAAACTTCTTGCCCACCATCTTGATTGCAATTCATTATCAAACGATATCCATCATCAGCAATTCCAGCATCTTTAGCTAACTTGGCCGCTACGGTCATCATTCTACCTAACGCCGCTTCATCAGCTTGGGTTGTATCGTTTACCGTTGGAATTAACTTATTAGGAATGATTAATATATGTGTGGGCGCCTTCGGCTCAATGTCCCGAAATGCAGTGACCAAATCATCTTGAAATAAGATTTCGGCAGGGATTTCTCGACGAATAATTTTACTAAAAATTGTTTCTTCAGCCATTACTTTCAATTCCTTGGTTCAGATAATTTATTATCTCGCAATTTAAACCCGCGAGCAATGAAGATACTTGCAGGGCGGGATCGTGCTTTAGGTCTTGAAAAAATAATTATATATTTTGAGTTTTACTCCGAAACGATGATCAGATCGACAAATGATTACTGATTTGAGCCTTATTACGGACGTAATGAAAGAGGTTGAACAAATTGAAGACCATCGTGTTGAAGCTGGGGGTTGTTTATCTTCAGGATTAAATTTTGTGCTATTTGAGCGTTTATCTGTTCAAGGCGCAAGCAGTGAAGCTTAGTCATCTAAGTAGACGGGTTACAACACAGAACAGTGAATGCTCAGAAGCATCTAAGACAGCGTAAATTGATCATTTCTACTGCCTTATCGCTTGCTTATTTGGAATACCAAACCGCACAAGCTCTGTCTTGTATAAAACGAACAATTTATCGCTGCAAAAATAATCACGAAAGATAAACAGCCCCTAATAAAGAGTATGATTTAGCTGACATTATTTTTCTTACTATTGCAGCTGTACTTTGTGGTGCAACGGGCTGGAAAGCCATCAATATTTTTGGTGAAGCTCAATTAGATTGGTTAAGACAATATCGTTCATTTAGCAATGGCATCCCGACAAGACATTCAATCGGGCGGATAATTAGAGGCATTAAAGCAGAAAGCTTAATGTCATGCTTTATTAATTTGTTCCAATACGTTACGGGAAAAAGATGGCAAAGAGCATATCAGCTTTGATGGTAAAGTTGCTTGTGGCTCAAAGCACGGTGATGATATTGATGCTCTTCAGCTAATGACTGCAATGGTTGTAGATAATGGGCTGATAATCTATCAAAAAGAAACGTCGACTAAAACGAATGAAATCCCAGTAATGCAGTCCATGCTGAAACACATGGACATTGAAAATGCAGTTATTACCGCTGACGCTATGCACTGTCAGAAAGAAACGACAGCCTTAATACGTGAGGGAAAAGGTGATTACGTTCTTCAAGTGAAAAAGAGTCAAGGTAAATTACTTGCTGAAATAGAAGCCTACTTTCATAAGTGCTATCGAGACACACCAGAGCTTTTAAAGCAGAATCACTTTACAGAGTTAGACGGTGAGCACGGACGAATTAATGAAAGACTTTATCGGCTTTTAAGGAACTGTCCCAAAATAACTTCCGTGTTTACTTACTGTAAGGTGGTTCAATATAAGCCTTCTCCCCCGGCTTTCTCTGAAACATCATGAACACCTACTCTTCTACCGTAAAGAAACAAATGTTACGTTTTTACAAATCACTTAATCAACAAGATCGTAGACGATATGCTGCCATTGAAGCCATAAAATTTGGACATGGAGGTATAGAGTACATTTCCAACGTATTGAAATGTGACCCCAAAACTATAAGCCGTGGGATTAATGAGTTAGAAGATGAAGTAGAACTGAGCAGTTAAAGAATCCACCTTCTTAGAAGGTGGCTTTACCTTTCGTCCCCTATAAGGGGGCTGGGGCTTGCCCTCTCAGAAGGCAAGCTGTTGTCCCCGATACTTACGAATTAAAAATCAAATCTTTCTTGTCGCTTTTCAAGCTTTTCCTGATATTTGACATACTTTCTTATCATTTCTACGTCTATCCTTACTGTATCAACACAATATCCCTTAGCCCAAAAATGATTACCCCAATATGGCTTTTTCCGTATATGTGGGAACTGTTTAAATATCCTTATTGCTGCTCTACCCTTTACTGCTCCAAGCAAGTCCGATATAGAGCATTTCGGCGGTACTTTTACCAAAAGGTGAACATGATCCTCCTGAACATTTAGCTCTACTACTTGGCAACCTAACCTACCACAATATATTTGAATACAATTGAACACTTCATGTGCTACTTGCCCCTTAAGTATTCTAAATCGATACTTGGGAACCCAAACAATGTGATATTGGCAATGCCATAAAACGT contains:
- the pflA gene encoding pyruvate formate lyase 1-activating protein; amino-acid sequence: MTTTGRIHSVESFGTVDGPGIRFITFMQGCLMRCQYCHNRDTWDLDGGKEVTVDALMEQVIAYRPFLEASNGGVTASGGEAILQAEFIADFFEACKKEKLHTCLDTNGFVRKYTSSIDKLLDNTDLVLLDIKQMDDDKHILLTKVSNHRTLQFAEYLAKRNQPTWIRYVVVGGYTDDIDSAIKLAEFVKPMKNVEKIELLPYHELGKHKWEAMGEDYQLNAISPPTQNEMEKIKKVFIDMEINAVY
- the yfbV gene encoding terminus macrodomain insulation protein YfbV translates to MSIIKKLRDGHRYMKTWPMVKQLSYFFPEYRVVKATQLAIFSMPLLAAVTVASQLYFSGLSALPQAIIYALFFISLPMQGLIWLGWRARHPLPLTMLDWGQQLSNKMLSMGISCKPLNGTACYFDIAILLKLAFERLDAEYWENL
- the ackA gene encoding acetate kinase, whose protein sequence is MSNQLVLVLNCGSSSLKFAVMDAQTGEDKISGLAECFGLEDSRIKWKIQGEKHQQNLGAFTAHREAVEYIVNAILAAQPELAEQIQAIGHRIVHGGEKFTHSVIIDESVIKGIEDCVSLAPLHNPAHLIGIRAAMASFPKLPQVAVFDTAFHQTMPEKAFVYALPYKLYREHSVRRYGMHGTSHLFVSREAAKMLNKNIAETNIICAHLGNGASVTAIKGGKSVDTSMGLTPLEGLVMGTRCGDLDPSIIFHLVNQLGYTLDEVNTLLNKQSGLMGISELTNDCRGIEEAVAEGHKGATLALDIFCYRLAKYIASYTVPLGRLDGIIFTGGIGENSDLIREKVLTLLSIFNITVDAERNKAARFGKQGIITADGSTAAMVIPTNEEWVIAQDSIKLINN
- the pta gene encoding phosphate acetyltransferase — translated: MPRKIMLVPMGTSVGLTSISLGMVRALEQHGVKVQFFKPISQQRPEDNGPERSTTILSNSPTVNPLEPLSMEHAEELIRTEQTDSLMEQIIARSATCTHNTELLVIEGLVATRQHSFADEINSKIAKALDADVIFVGTPGNDTPRVFINRLDIAHKSWGGKKNKRLVGAIINKVNAPVDEEGRTRPDLSEVFDTDNESNTGQNFILPKRTPVKILGQVPYNVDLVAPRASDLAKHLQAMILNAGEMNVRRLRKVTFCARSLPNMVTHLKAGSLLVTSGDRSDVIVSACLAAMNGVKIGALLLTGSYEPEPEIQKLCQQAFETGMPIFMTDTNTWQTSLNIQRFDHEVPVDDSVRIESVQQFVASNIDEDWINSITKHAQREHRLSPPAFRYKLTELARAAAKTVVLPEGEEPRTIKAAAVCAERGIARCVLLGNKEEIERIAEQQQVVLGENISIIEPEFAREGYVEPMLKLRSHKGLTEVVAREQLKDNMVLGTMMLAQDEVDGIVSGAVNTTANTIRPPLQLIKTAPGSSLVSSIFFMLMPDQVFVYGDCAINPAPNAEQLADIAIQSADSAKAFGIDPKVAMISYSTGTSGTGSDVEKVREATEIAKTKRPDLMIDGPLQYDAAVMENVAQSKAPNSPVAGQATVFVFPDLNTGNTTYKAVQRSADLISIGPMLQGMRKPVNDLSRGALVDDIVYTIALTAIQASQ
- a CDS encoding nuclear transport factor 2 family protein, translating into MSNASDAEKKLLSLANDFIVHHAQKKTENMLALFARDGEIHFWGTGIDEEGSDINDLRSQFERDFNEVSKVEISPTDTKVFATEKSGVVIGNWNICYQLNGSHETEILALRTTIYADVTSGSWRIRHAHWSVAYGAQPTGRSFSSKQELNIQLEQE
- a CDS encoding YcfL family protein, with product MIKRLAILSAFISMLCLSACAPNTAGVKLSSDGSRQVDNTRVARSISVVNNQMRQVGDLLQGSATLISDSSKDQSLQYRFTWYDLQGFVVDGDSIPWTPIIIHGKQSKQIESVAPNSVAHRFEVYVRKVH
- a CDS encoding PaaI family thioesterase, encoding MTNITPPTDPDFFPLTELAKRFVNQLTQCRRLEIEVHEASEHHVLMELPYSEQHIGYPDTGVIHGGVITTLMDTACGCATICAIKKQFDSLEISPTLDLRVDYMKSAKPNQSVFVLAECYRLTSSIAFTRAIAYQDSIDDPIAHAVGAFMRISSEMIGDEFRDALMGEGDGPQFKKLNSQEELALSTQTSTTLKTKEPLDVKGIVKKASELNDFSYLLMHVPYAKFIGMSVERFGYELVFRLPANDHNIGNPVLPAIHGGVIAGFMEMSAIVQLMVFMHTEKVPKIVDFSIDYLRAGYHKDTFVECHITRQGRRVANVNINCWQSNRKQLIATARAHFLIE
- the hinT gene encoding purine nucleoside phosphoramidase encodes the protein MAEETIFSKIIRREIPAEILFQDDLVTAFRDIEPKAPTHILIIPNKLIPTVNDTTQADEAALGRMMTVAAKLAKDAGIADDGYRLIMNCNQDGGQEVFHIHMHLVGGKPLGPMLARK
- a CDS encoding ISAs1 family transposase, with the protein product MCSNTLREKDGKEHISFDGKVACGSKHGDDIDALQLMTAMVVDNGLIIYQKETSTKTNEIPVMQSMLKHMDIENAVITADAMHCQKETTALIREGKGDYVLQVKKSQGKLLAEIEAYFHKCYRDTPELLKQNHFTELDGEHGRINERLYRLLRNCPKITSVFTYCKVVQYKPSPPAFSETS
- the tnpA gene encoding IS200/IS605 family transposase; translation: MEKLSHVLWHCQYHIVWVPKYRFRILKGQVAHEVFNCIQIYCGRLGCQVVELNVQEDHVHLLVKVPPKCSISDLLGAVKGRAAIRIFKQFPHIRKKPYWGNHFWAKGYCVDTVRIDVEMIRKYVKYQEKLEKRQERFDF